A window of Thermoanaerobaculia bacterium contains these coding sequences:
- a CDS encoding ester cyclase, whose product MPTAVEARNMELMQTLDDAWNAQDVEIFRARHKPDVIVRWPGQPDPTVGIEDHTAESIRFWKTFPDQKLDNRPYRVFFASGDWTCSIARFRGTMKGPMFVGGKEIPPTGKSFEVDFYTVARWNDGQIVEENLMYDLVGFLQQIGLS is encoded by the coding sequence ATGCCGACGGCCGTGGAAGCGCGCAACATGGAGCTCATGCAGACGCTGGACGACGCTTGGAACGCTCAGGACGTGGAGATCTTCCGTGCACGCCACAAACCCGACGTGATCGTGCGCTGGCCGGGACAACCCGATCCGACGGTGGGGATCGAGGACCATACGGCCGAGTCGATCCGGTTCTGGAAGACGTTCCCCGATCAGAAGCTCGACAACCGGCCGTATCGCGTGTTCTTCGCATCCGGCGACTGGACCTGTTCGATCGCCCGCTTCCGCGGCACGATGAAGGGGCCGATGTTCGTCGGCGGCAAGGAGATCCCACCGACCGGCAAGTCGTTCGAGGTGGACTTCTACACGGTCGCCAGGTGGAATGACGGTCAGATCGTCGAGGAAAACCTCATGTACGACCTGGTGGGGTTCCTCCAGCAGATCGGCCTGAGCTAG
- a CDS encoding YceI family protein, with protein MTTQTWQIDSAHSGIHFAVRHLVIAKVRGQFSRWTGALTVPEGDFSQATVEVTIDATSIETGVADRDAHLKSADFFDVEKFPELTFRSRRIEPKGSDRFALVGDLTIRGVSREVALDVESAGQTKDPWGNVRVGFEGKTAVDRKEFGLTWNQVLEAGGVMVGDKVEIEIEVEAVRQDATVAA; from the coding sequence ATGACGACCCAGACCTGGCAGATCGACAGCGCCCACTCGGGCATCCACTTCGCCGTCCGGCATCTGGTGATCGCCAAGGTGCGTGGGCAGTTCAGCCGCTGGACCGGCGCGCTCACCGTCCCGGAGGGCGACTTCTCGCAGGCCACCGTCGAGGTGACGATCGACGCCACCTCGATCGAGACCGGCGTCGCCGACCGCGACGCGCACTTGAAGTCGGCCGACTTCTTCGATGTCGAGAAGTTTCCGGAGCTCACCTTCCGCAGTCGTCGAATCGAGCCCAAGGGGAGCGACCGCTTCGCCCTGGTCGGCGACCTGACGATCCGCGGCGTCTCCCGCGAAGTGGCGCTCGATGTCGAGAGCGCCGGTCAGACGAAAGACCCGTGGGGCAACGTCCGCGTCGGCTTCGAGGGCAAGACCGCCGTCGACCGCAAGGAGTTCGGTCTGACCTGGAACCAGGTGCTCGAGGCCGGCGGCGTCATGGTCGGCGACAAGGTCGAGATCGAGATCGAGGTCGAGGCGGTGCGCCAGGACGCGACCGTCGCGGCCTGA
- a CDS encoding DoxX family protein, whose product MNSKLEKYGSLVARFAVAAIFVYGGWGKLNGLDGTAAYIASKGLPAAELGALFAALLELVGGLAIALGIGTRWAALALAIFLVPATWLFHNPIGLDAAAAQMQMIHVYKNLAIAGGLLAFTAFGAGPLALEARTRRPWQPGQLGFRSISRSGVQS is encoded by the coding sequence ATGAACAGCAAACTCGAGAAGTACGGATCGCTCGTCGCCCGCTTCGCGGTCGCCGCGATCTTCGTTTACGGCGGCTGGGGCAAGCTCAACGGGCTCGACGGCACCGCCGCCTACATCGCGTCGAAGGGTCTTCCAGCGGCGGAGCTGGGCGCGCTCTTCGCCGCCCTGCTCGAGCTCGTGGGCGGCCTCGCGATCGCTCTGGGCATCGGCACGCGCTGGGCCGCGCTCGCGCTGGCGATCTTCCTGGTGCCGGCCACCTGGCTCTTCCACAACCCGATCGGTCTGGACGCCGCCGCGGCGCAGATGCAGATGATCCACGTCTACAAGAACCTGGCGATCGCCGGCGGCCTGCTCGCCTTCACCGCCTTCGGCGCGGGACCCCTCGCGCTCGAGGCGAGGACGCGGCGCCCCTGGCAGCCAGGGCAGCTCGGTTTCCGGTCGATCTCACGGTCGGGCGTACAGTCCTGA
- a CDS encoding N-acetyltransferase: MAPEAETATTGGTTGVRHAAAARRFEWAEEGETATLTYSLGGGSVVFLHTGTPLRIRGRGIAAKLVASGLAFAREHGLTVVPLCPYVASYIRRHPETLELVRPDWRERLAGPDPNERRSV, from the coding sequence ATGGCACCGGAAGCCGAGACCGCGACCACCGGGGGCACTACCGGCGTCCGGCATGCCGCAGCCGCCCGCCGTTTCGAGTGGGCCGAGGAGGGCGAAACGGCGACCCTCACCTACTCCCTCGGCGGCGGCTCGGTCGTCTTCCTCCACACCGGGACCCCGTTGAGGATCCGAGGCCGCGGTATTGCCGCGAAGCTGGTGGCGAGCGGCCTTGCCTTCGCACGCGAGCACGGGCTGACCGTCGTGCCCCTCTGTCCGTACGTTGCGAGCTACATTCGCCGTCACCCCGAAACACTCGAGTTGGTGCGGCCGGACTGGCGAGAACGGCTCGCCGGGCCCGACCCGAACGAGAGGAGGTCCGTGTGA
- a CDS encoding (4Fe-4S)-binding protein, with protein MKRIQTYPAAGITVTFDPNVCEHSGVCLKALPAVFDVRRRRWVAADAASPAEVAAAIDRCPSGALRYVLEPATESKPAVELPEPSDNDPNG; from the coding sequence GTGAAGCGAATCCAGACATATCCCGCAGCGGGAATCACTGTCACCTTCGATCCCAACGTCTGCGAGCACTCGGGTGTCTGTTTGAAAGCTCTTCCGGCGGTCTTCGATGTCCGCCGTCGCCGCTGGGTCGCCGCCGATGCAGCGAGCCCCGCCGAGGTCGCCGCGGCCATCGACCGCTGCCCGTCGGGAGCGCTGCGCTACGTGCTCGAGCCGGCAACGGAGTCGAAGCCGGCTGTCGAGCTGCCTGAGCCATCGGACAACGACCCGAACGGCTGA
- a CDS encoding VOC family protein, with product MSVTTRDIFGAAPAIEPATPGSYGEAPSGFRLPAETSVGAVTLQVADLERSLDFYRETLGLALLEHDGGVARLGAGARPLVELRERHGARPAGRGRLGLFHFAILLPDRPALGRFVQHLADLGVHAGAGDHLVSEAFYLSDPDGLGIEVYADRPRESWRRNGRELLMATDPVDVAGVVAAGGYATWTGMPEGTTMGHVHLHVGDLERASRFYSEALGLDRTVWSYPGALFLAAGGYHHHLGTNLWAGSAARPPEADQAQLLEWRLELPDAGSLRSVAASLASAGFPAEVAPEGTAARTWDPWGTPLTLVVRKDQRS from the coding sequence ATGAGTGTGACGACTCGCGACATCTTCGGTGCTGCGCCGGCCATCGAGCCGGCGACACCCGGCAGCTACGGCGAGGCGCCGAGCGGCTTCCGCCTGCCGGCGGAAACGTCGGTCGGGGCGGTCACTCTCCAGGTCGCCGACCTCGAGCGATCGCTCGACTTCTACCGCGAAACCCTGGGCCTCGCCCTGCTCGAGCACGATGGCGGTGTGGCCAGGCTCGGAGCGGGCGCTCGTCCGCTCGTCGAGCTGCGCGAACGCCACGGCGCCCGGCCCGCGGGACGCGGCCGGCTGGGACTGTTCCACTTCGCGATCTTGTTGCCGGACCGGCCGGCGCTCGGTCGTTTCGTCCAGCATCTCGCCGACCTCGGCGTCCATGCTGGCGCGGGCGACCACCTGGTCAGCGAAGCGTTCTACCTCTCCGATCCGGACGGGCTCGGCATCGAGGTCTACGCCGACCGTCCGCGCGAGAGCTGGCGCCGCAATGGGCGCGAGCTCCTGATGGCGACCGATCCGGTCGACGTTGCCGGGGTCGTGGCTGCGGGCGGGTACGCCACCTGGACCGGAATGCCGGAAGGCACGACGATGGGGCACGTCCACCTCCACGTCGGCGATTTGGAGCGTGCTTCGCGCTTCTACTCGGAGGCGCTTGGGCTCGACCGTACCGTCTGGAGCTACCCCGGCGCCCTCTTTCTCGCGGCGGGGGGCTACCACCATCACCTCGGTACCAACCTCTGGGCTGGATCGGCGGCTCGGCCGCCAGAAGCCGATCAGGCGCAGCTCCTCGAATGGAGGCTCGAGCTGCCGGACGCCGGATCCCTCCGGAGCGTCGCCGCCAGTCTTGCCTCCGCGGGATTCCCGGCGGAGGTCGCGCCCGAAGGAACCGCGGCCCGAACCTGGGACCCGTGGGGGACGCCCCTCACCCTCGTCGTTCGAAAGGATCAGAGATCATGA
- a CDS encoding NAD(P)H-dependent oxidoreductase, with product MKTYRIGYFVGSLSSTSINRRLAVALARLAPPELELVEIPIRDLPLYSPDYDADYPPVARDFKAAISAVDGVLFVTPEYNRSIPGALKNAIDWASRPYGQNAFTRKPSAVIGASPGRLGTAVGQQHLRSILGFCNSPQMNSPEAYVQFTPELITAAGEVTDEAMEEFLRRFLGELRDFVIRVLTVLPRAS from the coding sequence ATGAAGACCTACCGCATCGGCTACTTCGTCGGGAGTCTCTCGAGCACGTCGATCAACCGCCGGCTGGCGGTGGCGCTCGCGCGGCTCGCGCCGCCCGAGCTCGAGCTCGTGGAGATTCCGATCCGCGACCTGCCGCTCTACAGCCCCGACTACGACGCCGACTACCCTCCGGTCGCCCGCGACTTCAAGGCGGCGATCTCGGCGGTCGACGGCGTGCTGTTCGTGACGCCCGAGTACAACCGGTCGATTCCGGGAGCGCTCAAGAACGCTATCGACTGGGCGAGCCGGCCCTATGGGCAGAACGCGTTCACTCGCAAGCCGAGCGCGGTGATCGGCGCCTCGCCGGGCCGTCTCGGGACGGCCGTCGGCCAGCAGCACCTGCGCAGCATCCTCGGATTCTGCAATTCGCCCCAGATGAACTCGCCCGAGGCGTACGTCCAATTCACCCCCGAGCTGATCACGGCCGCCGGCGAGGTCACCGACGAGGCGATGGAGGAGTTCCTGCGGCGCTTCCTCGGCGAGCTGCGCGACTTCGTCATCCGCGTGCTCACCGTGTTGCCGCGAGCAAGCTGA
- a CDS encoding DsbA family oxidoreductase, which yields MSQPRTRIEIWSDIACPWCYIGERRFFRALDARADREAFEVVFRPFELDPEAPVPGEPLRDRLASRYGARSEAMMRQAGGAAAGEAIAADWERALTARTRTAHRLLVLAAREHGEKTQRRLAELLFAAQFEHGGDVSSVDELTRLAVAAGMDEARVRNLLASNEGEAEVEAKIERAGRLGIHSVPTFVLGDRYAVAGAQSTATFAELLDELVREAAAATAAGVGAEEGADCASGACIATRRTAEIR from the coding sequence ATGAGCCAGCCCCGCACCCGCATCGAGATCTGGTCCGACATCGCCTGCCCCTGGTGCTACATCGGCGAGCGGCGGTTCTTCCGCGCTCTCGACGCGCGGGCGGACCGCGAGGCCTTTGAGGTCGTCTTCCGGCCGTTCGAGCTCGACCCGGAAGCCCCGGTTCCGGGTGAGCCGCTTCGGGATCGCCTCGCAAGCCGCTACGGCGCCCGCTCGGAAGCCATGATGCGGCAAGCGGGAGGCGCCGCCGCCGGGGAGGCCATCGCGGCCGACTGGGAGCGTGCTCTCACGGCCCGCACCCGGACCGCGCATCGCCTGCTGGTTCTCGCCGCTCGAGAGCACGGCGAGAAGACGCAGCGCCGGCTCGCCGAGCTGTTGTTCGCCGCGCAGTTCGAGCACGGCGGCGACGTTTCCTCCGTCGACGAGCTGACGCGACTCGCTGTTGCGGCCGGGATGGACGAGGCACGCGTTCGCAACCTGCTCGCATCGAACGAGGGGGAGGCGGAGGTCGAGGCCAAGATCGAGCGCGCGGGAAGGCTCGGCATCCATTCGGTGCCGACCTTCGTTCTCGGCGACCGATACGCGGTCGCGGGGGCGCAGTCGACCGCGACCTTCGCCGAGCTGCTCGACGAACTGGTTCGCGAGGCCGCCGCGGCGACAGCGGCTGGGGTCGGAGCGGAGGAGGGAGCCGACTGTGCCAGTGGGGCTTGTATCGCTACCCGGCGAACCGCTGAGATCAGGTGA
- a CDS encoding SDR family oxidoreductase, producing MKLENQVIIVTGGASGIGLEASQALAREGARLVVADFNLDGAERVASGLRSTGAQAFAFRVDVSKAAEVEAMVDFAVEKFGTLNGIFNNAGIGLVKPFLEMDPATYLKVIEVDQHSVYYGMYFAARKMVALGAKGTFVNTASIYGTTASVGSFNYNAAKAAVIMMTKSAALELAPLGIRVVAVAPGFIDTPILGRDPELKEALARQHLHGELIPPEKIASVVAFLFTDAASAINGSTIPVEDGFQIFKNS from the coding sequence ATGAAGCTCGAGAACCAAGTCATCATCGTCACCGGCGGGGCCAGCGGCATCGGCCTCGAGGCGAGCCAGGCGCTCGCCCGCGAAGGCGCGCGACTCGTCGTCGCCGACTTCAATCTCGACGGCGCGGAGCGGGTCGCGTCCGGGCTCCGCTCGACGGGAGCGCAGGCCTTCGCCTTCCGCGTCGACGTTTCCAAGGCCGCGGAGGTCGAGGCGATGGTCGACTTCGCGGTCGAGAAGTTCGGCACCCTCAACGGGATCTTCAACAACGCCGGGATCGGCCTGGTCAAGCCGTTTCTCGAGATGGATCCGGCGACCTACCTCAAGGTGATCGAGGTCGACCAGCACAGCGTCTATTACGGGATGTACTTCGCGGCGCGGAAGATGGTCGCCCTCGGGGCGAAGGGGACGTTCGTCAACACGGCGTCGATCTACGGCACCACGGCGTCGGTCGGGAGCTTCAACTACAACGCGGCCAAGGCCGCGGTGATCATGATGACGAAATCGGCCGCGCTCGAGCTGGCCCCGCTCGGCATCCGGGTCGTCGCGGTGGCGCCCGGATTCATCGACACCCCGATCCTCGGTAGGGATCCGGAACTGAAAGAGGCGCTGGCGCGCCAGCATCTCCACGGCGAGCTGATCCCGCCGGAGAAGATCGCGAGCGTGGTGGCCTTCCTGTTCACCGACGCCGCCTCGGCGATCAACGGCAGCACGATTCCCGTCGAGGACGGCTTTCAGATATTCAAGAACAGCTGA
- a CDS encoding LLM class flavin-dependent oxidoreductase — MKPHLELGVDTFGDVTYGADGKLLTQPQVLRNLVAEGVLADELGLDFFGVGEHHREDFAVSAPEVVLAAIAGKTSRIRLGSAVTVLSSDDPVRVYERFATLDAISNGRAEILVGRGSFTESFPLFGFPLERYEELFEERLDLLAKLLTERPVTWSGRTRTALANQRVFPPTASGALRTWVGVGGTPESVLRAARHGFPMMLAIIGGNPLSFAPLVDLYRRVLAEARRPVDLPVGAHSPGYVAASDAQAREEAWPHYSAMMTRIGRERGWRPMARGEYEQAAGPDGALFIGAPETVAAKIARVARALDLSRFDLKYSLGTLPHGNLMESLRLYANEVAPRVRRALEE, encoded by the coding sequence ATGAAGCCCCATCTCGAGCTCGGCGTCGACACGTTCGGCGACGTGACCTACGGCGCCGACGGGAAGCTCCTGACGCAACCGCAGGTCCTGAGGAACCTGGTGGCCGAGGGCGTGCTCGCCGACGAGCTCGGGCTCGACTTCTTCGGCGTCGGTGAGCACCACCGCGAGGACTTCGCGGTGTCGGCGCCGGAGGTGGTGCTGGCGGCGATCGCCGGGAAGACGAGTCGAATCCGGCTCGGCTCGGCGGTCACGGTGTTGAGCTCCGACGATCCGGTGCGTGTCTACGAGCGTTTCGCGACGCTCGACGCCATCTCGAACGGCAGGGCGGAGATCCTGGTCGGCCGGGGCTCGTTCACCGAGTCTTTCCCACTCTTCGGCTTCCCTCTCGAGCGCTACGAGGAGCTGTTCGAGGAGCGCCTCGACCTGCTCGCGAAGCTGCTCACCGAGCGGCCGGTGACCTGGTCCGGCCGGACGCGCACGGCGCTCGCGAATCAGCGCGTCTTTCCGCCCACCGCTTCCGGCGCCCTCCGCACCTGGGTCGGCGTCGGCGGCACGCCGGAATCGGTCCTGCGCGCCGCGCGACACGGCTTTCCGATGATGCTCGCCATCATCGGCGGGAATCCGCTCTCTTTCGCGCCGCTCGTCGACCTCTACCGGCGCGTGCTCGCCGAGGCGCGCCGGCCCGTCGATCTGCCGGTGGGCGCCCATTCCCCCGGCTACGTCGCGGCATCCGACGCTCAGGCCCGCGAAGAGGCCTGGCCGCACTACTCGGCGATGATGACGCGCATCGGCCGCGAGCGGGGCTGGCGCCCCATGGCCCGCGGCGAGTACGAGCAGGCCGCGGGCCCCGACGGCGCGCTCTTCATCGGCGCACCTGAGACGGTGGCGGCCAAGATCGCGAGAGTCGCCCGCGCTCTCGACCTGTCGCGCTTCGACCTCAAGTACAGCCTCGGCACCCTGCCGCATGGAAACCTGATGGAGAGTTTGCGTCTGTACGCCAACGAAGTCGCGCCACGGGTGCGGAGAGCCCTCGAAGAATGA
- a CDS encoding NAD(P)-dependent alcohol dehydrogenase: MRIQALVVEEKDAPFTMQELELGPPGRGEVLVRIVASGVCHTDAITRAGDMPMPFPSVLGHEGSGVVERLGDGVSQVAVGDKVILGWPSCGECRNCLAGQPRYCLRTGEALVSGRRFKGELAGTSAYSRLDGRPMNGHFFGQSSFATHSIVGADALVRVDASVPLELLGPLACGLATGAGAVLNEARPRLGDSILICGVGAVGLAAIAAATNTGATRILAADVHDSRLELAKEFGATHVINSKRADLAASVREITGSTVDFAFDCTGVISVIETLAETVGMLGTLVLIGGAPAGARFSLDHLSTLWGKRVIGVLGGGGRSGQLIPALVQLFEQGRFPFDKLIRTYPFTDIESALADSKSGEVIKPVLRIGG; this comes from the coding sequence TTGAGAATCCAGGCACTCGTCGTCGAAGAGAAAGACGCTCCGTTCACGATGCAGGAGCTCGAGCTCGGGCCTCCCGGCCGCGGAGAAGTGCTGGTGCGTATCGTCGCCTCGGGCGTCTGCCACACCGACGCGATCACCCGGGCGGGCGACATGCCGATGCCCTTCCCCTCGGTCCTCGGTCACGAGGGGTCGGGGGTCGTCGAACGACTCGGCGACGGGGTCAGCCAAGTGGCCGTGGGCGACAAGGTGATCCTCGGCTGGCCCTCCTGCGGCGAGTGCCGCAACTGCCTCGCGGGCCAGCCGCGCTATTGCCTGCGCACCGGCGAAGCGCTGGTCTCCGGGCGCCGATTCAAGGGCGAGCTCGCGGGCACCTCCGCCTACTCGCGGCTCGACGGCCGGCCGATGAACGGGCACTTCTTCGGCCAGTCGTCGTTCGCCACCCATTCCATCGTCGGCGCCGACGCTCTGGTGCGCGTCGACGCGAGCGTGCCGCTCGAGCTCCTGGGTCCGCTGGCCTGCGGTCTCGCCACTGGTGCCGGGGCGGTACTCAACGAAGCGCGCCCCCGGCTGGGCGACTCGATTCTGATCTGCGGCGTGGGCGCGGTCGGGCTGGCGGCAATCGCGGCGGCGACGAACACCGGCGCGACGCGGATCCTCGCCGCCGACGTGCACGATTCCCGCCTGGAGCTCGCGAAGGAGTTCGGCGCCACCCACGTCATCAACTCGAAGCGCGCCGACCTCGCCGCCAGCGTGCGCGAGATCACCGGATCAACCGTCGACTTCGCATTCGACTGTACGGGCGTGATTTCCGTGATCGAGACTCTCGCCGAGACCGTCGGCATGCTGGGCACTCTGGTGCTGATCGGCGGGGCTCCGGCTGGGGCCCGCTTCTCCCTCGACCACCTCTCGACCCTGTGGGGCAAGCGGGTGATCGGCGTCCTCGGCGGTGGCGGCCGCTCGGGTCAGCTCATTCCGGCTCTCGTCCAACTTTTCGAACAAGGGCGCTTCCCCTTCGACAAGCTGATCCGCACCTACCCCTTTACCGACATCGAGAGCGCGCTCGCCGATTCGAAGTCCGGCGAAGTCATCAAACCGGTACTCCGGATCGGCGGCTGA
- a CDS encoding NAD(P)H-dependent oxidoreductase, with the protein MATYKVGYLVGSLAKASINRRLARALARLAPPGLVLDEVLFGDLPLYSYDYDSDYPPAARAFKEAVAAADAVLFVTPEYNRSIPGGLKNAIDWGSRPYGQNVFARKPTAIIGTSTGKIGTAIAQSHLRSILAFCNAPLMNSMEAYLQFTKGLITDDGEVTDPSTESFLRQFMTEFHGFIERVYTVLPRPS; encoded by the coding sequence ATAGCGACGTACAAGGTTGGCTACCTGGTGGGGAGCCTCGCCAAGGCCTCCATCAACCGCAGGCTGGCTCGAGCGCTGGCTCGGCTGGCGCCACCGGGGCTCGTGCTCGACGAGGTCCTTTTCGGCGACCTGCCGTTGTACAGCTACGACTACGACAGCGACTACCCGCCGGCGGCGAGGGCCTTCAAGGAAGCGGTCGCGGCCGCCGACGCGGTGCTCTTCGTGACCCCGGAGTACAACCGCTCCATCCCCGGCGGGTTGAAAAACGCCATCGACTGGGGGAGCCGCCCCTACGGGCAGAACGTCTTCGCCCGCAAGCCGACGGCGATCATCGGCACGTCGACCGGGAAGATCGGCACGGCCATCGCGCAGTCGCACCTGCGCAGCATCCTCGCGTTCTGCAACGCGCCGCTGATGAATTCGATGGAGGCCTACCTGCAGTTCACGAAAGGGCTGATCACCGACGATGGTGAAGTGACCGATCCGTCGACGGAGAGCTTCCTGCGCCAGTTCATGACGGAGTTCCACGGCTTCATCGAACGTGTCTACACCGTGCTGCCCCGCCCGAGTTAG
- a CDS encoding universal stress protein, whose translation MTHSSDNRSGFRSLLVPIDLSPASDRVLGRVALLPLARKARLTLLHVVPDTLPVTTRRRAELDAMKVLAEEARSFARSLPRDVSVVPVVTAGTAAAKIASHSAETKAELIAMGRGGGRTLRDMFLGSTAERVVRRTQLPVLVVRLPPRAPYGRPAIALNLDDAAMAALEQLLKVISSPRSPVTVIHAYDAPYYGLIYPSLSEEGADKYRGTYRRKAAVKIGELLSAALAGANVPVNQAPTWRMHIQRDSPRLVIAKAVRKAETDLLVLGTRGRSGLAYAFLGAVAGEVLRAVRCDVLVVPPSRHRKGGIEPVARERVNHRGLP comes from the coding sequence ATGACCCACAGCAGCGACAATCGGAGCGGCTTCCGATCTCTCCTGGTCCCCATCGACCTCTCGCCGGCTTCGGATCGTGTCCTGGGGCGCGTGGCATTGCTTCCGCTGGCTCGGAAAGCTCGACTCACGCTCCTGCATGTCGTCCCCGACACTCTGCCGGTAACGACTCGGCGCCGTGCCGAGCTTGACGCGATGAAGGTTCTCGCCGAGGAAGCCCGGAGCTTCGCGAGGTCGCTGCCCAGGGACGTTTCTGTCGTGCCCGTCGTCACGGCGGGGACTGCGGCGGCGAAGATCGCCTCGCACAGCGCGGAAACGAAGGCCGAGTTGATCGCCATGGGGCGCGGGGGCGGCCGCACCCTGCGCGACATGTTTCTCGGGTCCACTGCCGAGCGGGTCGTCCGGCGAACGCAGCTTCCGGTGCTCGTAGTCCGGCTACCTCCCAGAGCTCCTTACGGACGGCCGGCCATCGCTTTGAATCTCGATGACGCAGCTATGGCAGCTCTTGAGCAGCTCCTCAAGGTGATCTCCAGTCCGCGGTCGCCGGTGACCGTCATCCACGCATACGACGCTCCCTACTATGGCCTGATCTATCCCAGCCTCTCCGAGGAAGGGGCGGACAAGTATCGCGGAACCTACCGGCGAAAGGCTGCCGTGAAGATCGGCGAGCTGCTCTCCGCCGCTCTCGCTGGCGCGAATGTTCCGGTGAACCAAGCGCCCACATGGAGGATGCACATTCAACGTGACTCGCCGAGACTGGTCATAGCCAAAGCAGTCAGGAAGGCGGAGACGGACCTTCTCGTCCTTGGGACGCGCGGCCGCTCCGGCCTTGCGTACGCGTTTCTCGGCGCGGTCGCCGGCGAGGTCCTGCGCGCCGTGCGCTGCGACGTTCTCGTCGTTCCTCCGTCCCGCCATCGGAAGGGCGGGATCGAGCCAGTGGCTCGCGAGCGCGTGAACCACCGCGGCCTGCCTTGA
- a CDS encoding Na+/H+ antiporter subunit G: protein MNGAVPFWLEAVVAVLVALSGVFVLVSALGFCRLQDFFTRMHPPALAYTLGTWSVILASMIYFSMLERRLVLHPGLIVLLLTITVPVTTLLLARVALFRRRNAGVSDTPPPLSVPPDA from the coding sequence GTGAACGGCGCTGTACCCTTCTGGCTGGAAGCGGTCGTCGCCGTTCTGGTCGCGCTGAGTGGCGTGTTCGTCCTCGTGTCGGCCCTCGGTTTTTGCCGCTTGCAGGACTTCTTCACGCGCATGCACCCGCCCGCTCTCGCCTACACTCTCGGCACCTGGAGCGTGATTCTCGCCAGCATGATCTACTTCTCGATGCTGGAGAGGCGACTCGTGCTGCACCCGGGACTGATTGTCCTCCTGCTCACGATCACGGTTCCCGTGACGACGCTGCTGCTCGCCCGAGTCGCGCTGTTCCGCCGGCGCAACGCTGGCGTATCTGACACACCACCTCCACTCAGCGTACCCCCGGACGCATGA
- a CDS encoding K+/H+ antiporter subunit F, whose amino-acid sequence MSPLLSYAILFALGCYAVASVLVVVRLISGPRAQDRVLALDLLYLHGMLFMLVLGLRHGSDRYFEGALLIALFSFVSSSAMAKFILRGEVIE is encoded by the coding sequence ATGAGCCCGCTGCTCTCCTATGCCATCCTCTTCGCGCTTGGCTGCTACGCGGTGGCATCGGTCCTGGTGGTCGTGCGGCTGATCAGCGGACCGCGCGCCCAGGATCGCGTTCTCGCGCTCGACCTCCTCTACCTCCACGGGATGCTCTTCATGCTGGTTCTCGGCCTTCGTCATGGCAGTGACAGGTACTTCGAGGGCGCCTTGCTGATCGCCCTCTTCAGCTTCGTGAGCTCCTCGGCGATGGCAAAGTTCATTCTGCGCGGCGAGGTGATCGAGTGA
- a CDS encoding Na+/H+ antiporter subunit E codes for MVPAPWLSAALLALWLALARSMSAGHILIGIALALVVPLLTANLHLMAVRVHRPLVVARFILTVARDVVASSFQVAWGVLFRRWRRPAPRFVVIPLELRDPLGLAALAMVTTVVPGTVWSEIALDRSALMLHVWDVDEVGAFVARFKARYEVPLREIFE; via the coding sequence ATGGTGCCCGCGCCGTGGTTGTCGGCGGCGCTGCTGGCCCTGTGGCTGGCGCTTGCACGCTCAATGAGCGCCGGTCACATCCTGATTGGCATCGCGCTCGCCCTTGTGGTGCCGCTGCTGACCGCAAACCTGCACCTGATGGCGGTGCGCGTCCACCGACCGTTGGTCGTCGCGCGCTTCATCCTGACGGTCGCTCGCGATGTGGTGGCGTCGAGCTTTCAAGTGGCGTGGGGCGTCCTCTTCCGGCGATGGCGCCGGCCGGCCCCACGCTTCGTCGTCATTCCGCTCGAGCTGCGCGATCCGCTCGGCCTCGCTGCCCTGGCCATGGTGACGACGGTGGTGCCGGGCACGGTTTGGTCCGAGATTGCACTCGATCGCAGCGCGCTCATGCTGCACGTGTGGGACGTCGACGAGGTGGGGGCCTTCGTCGCCCGCTTCAAGGCGCGCTACGAGGTGCCGCTCAGGGAGATCTTCGAATGA